The Magnolia sinica isolate HGM2019 chromosome 10, MsV1, whole genome shotgun sequence genome includes a window with the following:
- the LOC131217580 gene encoding class V chitinase CHIT5a-like, which translates to SAVCSQAVKAAYWPSGRSSAFSASAIDTSYFTHVYYAFVMPDQNTYELVITQPHDQMLLNFTATMHSKHPPVKALLSIGGGGSNRTIFALMVSNSSSRAVFINSTITIARMYGLDGLDLDWEFPQNQEEMDNLGFLFAEWLATLRKEAKDTGRRRLLLTAAVYFSVDILLDGVKRTYRTGSIRRNLDWVSPMCFDYHGSWDTSVTGAHAALYDPNGSNLTTSYGITSWINAGIPPWKVVMGLPLYGRTWQLKDPSIHGIGAPAVGVGPGDGIIVYSDLMDYNVQNNATMSYDGATVSAYSYAGTSWIGYDDATSIIGKIKYGQREKNIRGYFFWALGFDKEWTISKQASDAWVN; encoded by the exons tcagctgtctgttcacaag CGGTCAAAGCTGCTTATTGGCCTTCAGGTCGATCATCGGCCTTCTCGGCATCGGCCATTGATACATCTTACTTCACACATGTATACTACGCATTCGTCATGCCCGATCAGAACACTTATGAGCTTGTGATAACTCAGCCACACGATCAGATGCTGCTGAACTTCACTGCGACGATGCACAGCAAGCACCCACCAGTCAAAGCTCTTCTGTCCATTGGAGGTGGAGGAAGCAATCGCACCATCTTTGCACTCATGGTCAGTAATTCATCATCGCGGGCCGTATTCATCAACTCAACGATAACCATTGCTCGGATGTACGGTCTAGATGGGCTTGATCTTGACTGGGAATTCCCACAGAATCAGGAGGAGATGGATAATCTCGGATTCCTCTTCGCTGAGTGGCTGGCCACACTCAGGAAAGAGGCGAAGGACACCGGCCGTCGCCGGCTACTTCTCACTGCTGCAGTCTACTTTTCTGTTGATATCTTACTAGACGGCGTCAAACGAACGTACCGCACCGGATCGATCCGTCGGAACCTTGATTGGGTGAGTCCTATGTGCTTCGACTACCATGGATCATGGGACACGTCGGTCACTGGGGCTCATGCAGCGTTGTATGATCCCAACGGTTCGAATCTGACGACTAGCTACGGCATCACGTCGTGGATCAATGCTGGTATCCCACCTTGGAAGGTTGTGATGGGCCTACCGCTCTACGGTCGAACATGGCAGCTCAAGGACCCGAGTATTCACGGTATCGGAGCACCGGCTGTCGGTGTGGGCCCCGGAGACGGCATCATCGTATACTCTGATTTGATGGACTACAATGTCCAGAACAATGCCACAATGTCCTATGATGGGGCTACAGTGTCTGCCTATTCATATGCTGGGACATCGTGGATCGGTTACGATGATGCCACGTCAATCATAGGGAAGATCAAGTACGGACAGAGGGAAAAGAACATACGTGGATATTTCTTCTGGGCGCTTGGATTCGACAAGGAGTGGACCATCTCTAAGCAAG CTTCTGATGCATGGGTGAATTGA